The genomic window TGCTCCCTCCCGGCTGGATCACCGCGGTCGCTCCCGCCTCGGCCGCGTGGACGACCGAATCGGGGAAAGGAAAATAGGCATCCGAGGCGAGGGCGCTTCCCGCGAGCGAGAGCCCCGCGTTCTTGGCCTTGGCGATCGCCACGCGCACCGCATCGACTCGGGACATCTGCCCCGCACCAATCCCGAGGGTGCGATCCGCCGCACCAAAGACGATCGCGTTGGAGCGCACATGCTTGCAGACCCTCCAGGAGAACTCCATCGCTTCCCGTTCTTCCGGGGTCGGGGAGCGGCGGCTGACGACCTGACGGGCTTCGGAGGAGAGAGGAGCGGTGTCGCGTTCCTGGGCGAGGATCGAATCGGCCACGATCGACCGGAAGGAAAAGCGGCCGCTCGGAACCTGGGCAAAGTCGGCGCAGAGGAGCCGCAGGTTCTTCTTTTTCTGCAAGAGGACCAGCGCCTGGGGGTCGAATCCCGGTGCGATGACGACTTCCGTAAAGATCCCCGAGAGGGTTTCGGCGAAGGGGAGGTCGACGGGTCGATTCGCTGCGACCACTCCGCCGAAGGGAGCCTCGCGGTCGGTGGCCAGCGCCTTCTCCCAGGCTTCGTGCAGGGTTTCGGCCGAGCCGATCCCGCAGGGGGTGTTGTGCTTGAGGATGGCCACCGTGGGTCGCACGGGAAAATCCGCGAGCAGGCCGACCCCACTGTCGATGTCAAGCAGGTTGTTGTAGGAGAGCTCCTTCCCATGAAGCTGCTGGAAATGGCGCCAGAACTCCCCGTAGAGCGTTCCCCGCTGGTGGGGGTTTTCCCCATAGCGGAGCGCCTGGCCGTTGACCAGCGGCAGGCTCCAAGCGGCGGGAAGCTCGCCAAGGCCAAAGCCCTCCTGGAGGTAACCGGCGATCGCCGCGTCGTAGGCGGAGACCTGGGCAAAGGCTTTGACCGCCAACCGTTGCCGTAGGCCGAGGCTCGTCTCTCCCGACCGGGCGAGCTCCCGGATGACCTCCGGGTAATCGCGAGGATCGACCACTACCGTCACATCCCGGCAATTCTTGGCGGCACTCCGGGCGAGGGCGCAGCCCCCGATGTCGATCTGCTCGATCGCCTCCTCGATCGCCACCCCCGGTTTCCGGATGGTTTCGCCGAAGGGATAGAGGTTGACCGCGACGAAGCGGATCTCGGGGAGGCCGAAGGCCTGCCTCTGGCGCTCATGCTCTTCGTTTCCGCGGAGCCAGAGGATGCCTCCGTGAATCTTGGGATGGAGCGTCTTCACCCTGCCTCCCAGGAGCTCGGGGAAGCCCGTGACCCCCTCGAGATCCTCGACAGGGATGTGGGCATTGCGGAGGGCGACCGCCGTCCCCCCGGTCGAAAGGATGGTCATGCCGGCCTGGGTGAGCGCATGTGCCAGCGGGAGGATCCCGGTCTTGTCCGATACGGAGATTAACGCAGCACTCATTCGCCTCTGCCCGAGGTTGCAGAAACGCGATGATGGTGAAAGCGAAAGACATTGTGCCAGGTCTTTCGCAAGGCCTCTTGCGCCTTGATGTAGTGCTCTTCGAGCCTGGATGACTTTTGGCGAAGCGCGGCGAAGACCCCCGCCACCGAAAACTCCTCCGCCTCCAAGATCACGTAGGCGGTTCCGACCGCCTCGGCTTCATGGGCATCGCTGGCCGCGACCATCGGGAGCCCCCGCTCCTTGGCGTAGCGAAAGGCCTGGCGGTTGCTCCGGCGCAGTGTCGCTGCCGCATTGAAGACCTCGATCGCATCGAGGGAAAGGGTGTCGAGCGTCCGGCTCCGGATGCCGGCGCGAAAATAATCGAAGGGATGCGGGGCGATCGAAAATCCACCCTGGTTCCGGATCAGGGACGCGGCGTCCGAGGCGGCAATGCCGTGGAGGTCGGGCAGCCGGACGCCCAGAGCCAGGAGATGGCCTTCGCGAGTACTGATCTCCTGCCCCGGGATGACGAGGAAGCCGTCGACGGGCCGTCCGTCGGCGCGGAGCAGGCCCTGCGATTCGAGGTAGTCGATGCCCGCACAGCTGTTGTGGTCGGTCAACGCAATGGCGTTCAATCCCTTCTGGCGAGCCACGCGGATCAGCTCCTCCGGCGGGGAGACCCCGTCGGAAGAAAAATGGGAATGACAATGGAGATCCGCTCGAATCTGCATAGACGCCTCCACCATACCACACGGCCGAAAGGGAACTCCAATGTCTTTCGCGACGCGCCGCCCGCCCGCCCGTCTCTTCGCTTGCGCTCGGCGGGCCGGTGCGCGAGCATTCCCCTGCTGCGCGGAAACTTCGTCCATGGCCTCCTCCTTCTCCTCTCCTCGGCCGGACCCGCTTCCCGAAGAGGGCTGCACCCGGTTGGCGGGCTCCATGGGCGAGCTCTTCGATTCGGTGGCGCAGCGCTACGACTTTCTCAACCACCTGCTGAGCGGCGGGAGCGACTGGCGGTGGAGGGAGACGGTGGCTTCGGCAGTCGGTCGATGTGGGCCCAGGCGGCTTCTCGATCTGGCCACAGGCAGCGGAGACCTGCTGTGGCTCCTCGAGCGCCGCATCACGACCCTCGAGGAGGCCTGGGGCATCGACGTCTCCCCTTCGATGCTCGCCGTGGCTCGATCCAAGGGTCTCCACCGTCTGCTCCAGGCTGATGCCCTGGCCCTCCCCTTTCCTGACGGGAGCTTTGACGTCGTCACCGTCGCCTTCGGGCTGCGCAACTTTGCCGATCGCACCCGAGGCTTCGCCGAGATGCGGCGCGTCCTCCGCTCGGGAGGAAGCGCGTTCATTCTCGAGTTTTCCCAACCCTGGGCCTGGCTGGCCCCCGCCTACTTCTTCTATCTGAGGAAGGTCCTCCCGGAAATTGCCCGTCTCTTGGGCGCTCCCCGCGAAGCCTACCAGTATCTCGCCGCTTCGATCCTCGCCTTTCCTCGCCCGGAGGCGCTCGCCGGGGAGATGGAA from Methylacidimicrobium sp. B4 includes these protein-coding regions:
- the purH gene encoding bifunctional phosphoribosylaminoimidazolecarboxamide formyltransferase/IMP cyclohydrolase translates to MSAALISVSDKTGILPLAHALTQAGMTILSTGGTAVALRNAHIPVEDLEGVTGFPELLGGRVKTLHPKIHGGILWLRGNEEHERQRQAFGLPEIRFVAVNLYPFGETIRKPGVAIEEAIEQIDIGGCALARSAAKNCRDVTVVVDPRDYPEVIRELARSGETSLGLRQRLAVKAFAQVSAYDAAIAGYLQEGFGLGELPAAWSLPLVNGQALRYGENPHQRGTLYGEFWRHFQQLHGKELSYNNLLDIDSGVGLLADFPVRPTVAILKHNTPCGIGSAETLHEAWEKALATDREAPFGGVVAANRPVDLPFAETLSGIFTEVVIAPGFDPQALVLLQKKKNLRLLCADFAQVPSGRFSFRSIVADSILAQERDTAPLSSEARQVVSRRSPTPEEREAMEFSWRVCKHVRSNAIVFGAADRTLGIGAGQMSRVDAVRVAIAKAKNAGLSLAGSALASDAYFPFPDSVVHAAEAGATAVIQPGGSIRDPEVIAAADERGLALVFTGRRHFRH
- a CDS encoding PHP domain-containing protein; this translates as MQIRADLHCHSHFSSDGVSPPEELIRVARQKGLNAIALTDHNSCAGIDYLESQGLLRADGRPVDGFLVIPGQEISTREGHLLALGVRLPDLHGIAASDAASLIRNQGGFSIAPHPFDYFRAGIRSRTLDTLSLDAIEVFNAAATLRRSNRQAFRYAKERGLPMVAASDAHEAEAVGTAYVILEAEEFSVAGVFAALRQKSSRLEEHYIKAQEALRKTWHNVFRFHHHRVSATSGRGE
- a CDS encoding class I SAM-dependent methyltransferase: MASSFSSPRPDPLPEEGCTRLAGSMGELFDSVAQRYDFLNHLLSGGSDWRWRETVASAVGRCGPRRLLDLATGSGDLLWLLERRITTLEEAWGIDVSPSMLAVARSKGLHRLLQADALALPFPDGSFDVVTVAFGLRNFADRTRGFAEMRRVLRSGGSAFILEFSQPWAWLAPAYFFYLRKVLPEIARLLGAPREAYQYLAASILAFPRPEALAGEMERAGFAQVRFRRLTGGIVALHEGEKPTA